A single Ketogulonicigenium vulgare WSH-001 DNA region contains:
- a CDS encoding siderophore-interacting protein, which translates to MMQTITARIHDAQPAQIVDSFTEFARLLDIEPRQTAGALSLQLSAGRIGVVPEGSGLDVTLEAQTGRQLYLLQQLVLNRLDRLDPVPRLDWAHVDEGALPPNLTLATLVHIRQISPNFRRVRLTFDDVARYAVDGLHFRFVISALPPDEAQGGSVLRWPVIDASGRTNWPDGDLALHRPVYTVREIDADAGWMDFDIYIHAGGRVSAWAERATPGDVIGLMGPTTMKRDFPGWVAFFGDETSLPAIALYLARLPQSTTGVAVIALADQADRQVIRHPPGITLRWIERTPGAVADAIRATPLPETDRFVYVGAESAEAEATRIWLRETKGLTRGESNVTAFWSAGQGTDA; encoded by the coding sequence ATGATGCAGACGATTACCGCCCGAATTCATGACGCGCAACCCGCGCAGATCGTGGACAGCTTTACTGAATTTGCACGGCTTTTAGACATCGAGCCTCGTCAGACGGCGGGTGCACTTAGCCTGCAATTGTCGGCGGGGCGCATTGGCGTGGTGCCTGAGGGCAGCGGTCTTGATGTGACGCTCGAGGCGCAGACCGGGCGCCAGCTATATCTGCTGCAACAACTGGTGCTGAACCGGCTGGACCGGCTGGACCCGGTGCCGCGTCTGGATTGGGCCCATGTCGATGAGGGCGCGCTGCCGCCGAACCTGACGCTGGCCACGCTCGTTCATATCCGCCAGATCAGCCCCAATTTCCGCCGTGTCCGGCTGACGTTTGACGATGTCGCGCGCTATGCGGTGGACGGCTTGCATTTCCGCTTTGTCATCTCGGCCCTGCCGCCCGATGAGGCGCAAGGCGGCTCGGTGCTGCGCTGGCCGGTGATTGATGCCTCGGGGCGGACCAATTGGCCTGATGGTGATCTGGCTCTTCACCGACCTGTGTATACGGTGCGCGAGATTGACGCAGATGCAGGCTGGATGGACTTTGATATCTATATCCATGCGGGTGGGCGCGTCAGCGCATGGGCTGAGCGAGCCACGCCGGGTGATGTGATCGGTCTGATGGGGCCGACGACGATGAAGCGCGATTTCCCCGGCTGGGTCGCGTTTTTCGGCGATGAAACATCGCTTCCGGCGATTGCGCTGTATTTGGCGCGTCTGCCCCAATCCACCACCGGTGTTGCCGTGATCGCATTGGCCGATCAGGCTGACCGTCAGGTGATACGGCATCCCCCCGGCATCACCTTGCGATGGATCGAGCGCACCCCCGGCGCAGTTGCGGATGCGATCCGCGCCACACCGCTGCCCGAAACAGACCGTTTCGTCTATGTCGGCGCCGAGAGTGCCGAGGCCGAGGCCACCCGCATCTGGCTGCGCGAGACAAAGGGTCTGACGCGCGGCGAGTCCAATGTCACCGCATTCTGGAGCGCGGGACAGGGCACTGATGCATAA
- a CDS encoding ABC transporter ATP-binding protein/permease: MLIILKRIWRLTLLAFSGRAKWRGLGLYGVVLALQFVGVWFGVQLINQNRAFYDALEQMNAPEALKQIGVFFFIISISASSFLIGTWLQENLQMMLRTRLTELALERWMAGRAYWHLRAGYSPNPVDNPDQRIAEDSNNFNELLLYLTLGFISSIVSLFTFVAVLWGLSDFALSFTLFGFDVVIPRYMVWTAFIYVALSTWITHMLGGRLKSRYFMQERREADFRHALMQLRENAEIVARAGGEEAEHRRMADRFRAIQKNWRMVINQQLILGLFTRPYNQTVLRIPTFLSTPAYFAGNVTLGGMMAMASAFSQVTTTLSWFIFQYRRLAEFAAVSERLDGLFAATRDLAPMPDVPRAITHRVEGTDLILRGVQLFTPKGEALRPVPFLHLGAGARVWICGPSGQGKSTLLAAISGLWPYGAGDITRPKGKLCFLPQGPFTAADSLAGMLTYPDDPADTDAAALAAALTAVGLSDRISMLETGGAQSIAGLSQGEQQRIAIARALLAQPDVLIMDEATSALDPVAERQMLSMIRQHLPQAMVICVAHRAPTGLDITQTLALGEGGRELAG; encoded by the coding sequence ATGCTGATCATTTTGAAACGGATCTGGCGGCTGACGCTGCTGGCTTTCTCGGGTCGCGCCAAATGGCGCGGCCTTGGGCTTTATGGGGTGGTGCTGGCGCTGCAATTCGTCGGCGTCTGGTTCGGCGTGCAGCTGATCAACCAGAACCGCGCCTTTTATGATGCGCTGGAACAGATGAACGCGCCTGAGGCGCTGAAACAGATAGGCGTGTTCTTTTTCATCATATCGATATCGGCGTCATCCTTCCTGATCGGCACATGGCTGCAGGAAAACCTGCAGATGATGCTGCGCACCCGCCTGACCGAACTGGCGCTGGAGCGCTGGATGGCGGGCCGTGCGTATTGGCACCTACGCGCAGGCTATTCGCCCAATCCGGTCGACAACCCTGATCAACGGATTGCGGAAGACAGCAATAACTTCAACGAATTGCTGCTATACCTGACCCTGGGGTTCATTTCATCCATTGTTTCGCTCTTTACCTTTGTTGCGGTGCTATGGGGGCTGTCGGATTTTGCGCTGTCCTTTACGCTGTTCGGCTTCGATGTGGTGATCCCGCGCTATATGGTATGGACCGCCTTCATCTATGTCGCGCTTTCGACATGGATCACGCATATGTTGGGCGGGCGGTTAAAGTCGCGCTATTTCATGCAAGAACGGCGCGAGGCCGATTTCCGTCACGCCCTGATGCAATTGCGCGAGAATGCTGAGATCGTCGCCCGTGCAGGTGGTGAGGAAGCTGAGCATCGCCGCATGGCGGATCGCTTCCGCGCGATCCAGAAAAACTGGCGGATGGTGATCAACCAGCAGCTCATCCTTGGTCTGTTCACGCGTCCCTATAACCAGACGGTGTTGCGCATTCCGACCTTTCTGTCGACGCCTGCCTATTTCGCGGGCAATGTGACTTTGGGCGGCATGATGGCGATGGCAAGCGCGTTTTCGCAAGTGACCACGACCCTCAGCTGGTTCATCTTCCAATATCGCCGCCTTGCTGAATTCGCGGCAGTTTCCGAACGCCTTGACGGGCTATTCGCCGCCACGCGCGACTTGGCACCGATGCCTGATGTGCCGCGCGCCATCACGCACCGCGTCGAGGGCACGGATCTGATCCTGCGCGGCGTCCAACTGTTCACCCCCAAGGGCGAGGCTTTGCGCCCCGTGCCGTTCCTGCATCTGGGCGCGGGTGCGCGGGTCTGGATCTGTGGCCCGTCTGGGCAGGGCAAGTCCACGCTTTTGGCGGCGATATCAGGGCTTTGGCCTTACGGTGCGGGCGATATCACCCGGCCCAAAGGCAAGCTGTGCTTCTTGCCGCAAGGGCCGTTCACGGCCGCTGACAGCCTTGCGGGGATGCTGACCTATCCCGATGATCCGGCGGATACGGATGCCGCCGCCTTGGCTGCCGCGCTGACCGCCGTGGGTCTGTCCGACCGTATCTCGATGCTCGAGACAGGCGGCGCGCAATCCATCGCGGGCCTCTCGCAGGGCGAGCAGCAGCGCATTGCCATCGCCCGCGCGCTGCTGGCGCAGCCCGATGTGCTGATCATGGACGAGGCGACATCCGCCCTTGATCCCGTGGCCGAGCGTCAGATGCTGTCGATGATCCGCCAGCACCTGCCGCAAGCGATGGTGATCTGTGTCGCCCACCGCGCGCCCACTGGGCTGGACATCACCCAGACCCTAGCCTTGGGCGAGGGTGGCCGCGAGCTGGCGGGGTAG
- a CDS encoding glycosyltransferase 61 family protein: MTFPPPISAATPQDFFRPGVDEGLWLLRPESMEPVPFERANITWISLASDHRVRLTTDMLMRTHPSNGNSLLFPTVIAYAQDVTVSQSYMAIGGKYLLNSAGALRIRGKAISAKEQDNDGAKDAALTRYLAAGAREAQPLEVWKGADPRDLDFVIDTRNFHNFYHFTKEALSLLTLYGRYGLRGRIIFYSKNTKDHKVGDFVQQSIQAWFPELADRIEVTGSNRDGEGYSAPAALIAYDTISYFLQSNKNCFPNITRFGVKVERKPGLGNARDMGRMSVESPLVSLRERAMRYIDRSAPQKLRLYVERRSTRSRPVVQEHLLTDILKRHGFRTIAFEDSIVPEQAALVANCEAMVSIHGAGMTNMLYAPIGAKVFELSNTQTLVGRFGDFNPIANAASVTYAHIYLDHDHDDPSIVPRIVPDKHRGVRLTPFSAAAAAGYILATLDPQAAQDAKALCEAANAAGDFEQLEQLLDQHQDIISHIADYHVWRANLAAQRQDRSAVLRKLIHALMLAPRRIMLIKRLLPVAIEFSDQVTFEFAARQLHRIDEAEFIAFFDKHKWPIPANVTLSGGEDDEGAGLDAVSEARRATD, encoded by the coding sequence ATGACCTTCCCGCCGCCCATCAGCGCTGCCACACCGCAAGATTTTTTTCGGCCCGGCGTGGATGAAGGCCTATGGCTGCTGCGGCCCGAAAGCATGGAGCCGGTGCCATTTGAACGCGCGAATATTACTTGGATTTCGCTGGCCAGTGATCACCGCGTCAGACTAACGACTGATATGTTGATGCGCACCCATCCCAGCAATGGCAACAGCCTGCTGTTTCCCACAGTTATTGCCTATGCTCAGGATGTGACAGTTAGCCAATCCTATATGGCGATCGGCGGGAAGTATCTGCTGAACTCAGCAGGCGCTTTACGCATTCGCGGCAAGGCAATAAGCGCAAAAGAGCAGGACAATGACGGCGCCAAAGACGCCGCGTTGACACGCTACTTGGCGGCGGGCGCGAGAGAGGCGCAGCCGCTGGAAGTGTGGAAAGGTGCAGACCCGCGCGATCTGGATTTTGTGATCGACACGCGCAACTTCCACAATTTTTATCACTTCACCAAAGAAGCCTTATCGCTTTTAACCCTTTACGGGCGCTACGGTCTACGCGGACGCATTATCTTTTATTCAAAGAACACAAAGGATCATAAGGTTGGCGACTTTGTGCAGCAATCTATCCAGGCTTGGTTCCCAGAGTTGGCGGATAGAATCGAAGTGACCGGCAGCAACCGCGACGGTGAAGGGTATAGCGCCCCTGCCGCGCTTATCGCCTATGATACGATCAGTTATTTTTTACAAAGCAACAAAAACTGCTTTCCCAATATCACCAGGTTTGGCGTCAAGGTCGAGCGCAAGCCGGGATTAGGCAATGCGCGCGACATGGGGCGTATGTCGGTCGAATCGCCACTGGTCTCGCTGCGAGAGCGAGCCATGCGCTACATTGATCGCAGTGCACCGCAAAAATTGCGTCTATATGTCGAGCGCCGGTCAACGCGCAGTCGTCCTGTCGTGCAAGAGCATCTGCTGACAGATATTTTGAAGCGCCATGGCTTTCGCACGATCGCATTCGAGGATTCGATCGTGCCTGAACAGGCCGCGCTCGTTGCAAATTGCGAGGCGATGGTGTCGATCCACGGTGCAGGCATGACGAATATGCTTTATGCGCCAATTGGCGCTAAAGTGTTCGAGCTGTCGAATACACAGACTTTGGTTGGACGATTTGGCGATTTCAATCCAATCGCCAATGCGGCCTCGGTCACCTATGCGCATATCTATCTTGATCACGACCATGATGATCCCAGTATCGTGCCGCGGATCGTTCCCGACAAGCATCGTGGCGTGCGCCTAACGCCTTTCTCCGCGGCAGCGGCGGCGGGCTATATTTTGGCGACATTGGACCCACAAGCGGCACAAGACGCGAAAGCCTTATGCGAGGCGGCAAATGCCGCTGGTGACTTTGAACAGCTTGAACAACTGTTGGATCAGCACCAAGACATCATATCCCATATAGCGGATTACCATGTCTGGCGGGCCAATTTGGCCGCGCAAAGGCAAGATCGCTCGGCGGTTTTGCGCAAGCTGATCCATGCGCTGATGCTGGCACCGCGCAGGATCATGTTGATCAAACGCCTACTGCCTGTCGCGATAGAGTTTTCCGATCAGGTGACATTTGAATTTGCTGCACGGCAATTGCATCGCATCGACGAGGCGGAGTTTATCGCCTTTTTCGACAAGCACAAATGGCCAATCCCAGCGAATGTGACGCTGAGCGGCGGTGAGGATGACGAAGGCGCGGGTTTGGACGCCGTCTCAGAAGCACGTCGCGCGACTGACTAG
- a CDS encoding efflux RND transporter periplasmic adaptor subunit has product MKSSLSGGTLPVVGTAVFALLALPAFAQNAPPPSPVGVVEMHQQAVPRTITVPGRAIAAEETLVRPRVNGIITRILYQAGRPITAGTPMFEIEPAVYEAAVVQAQSNVASADAGVRQAQSAFDRAQRLVGSGTTQADVESAQATLDQALASYAVAESTLNLAQLELGWTTVVAPIDGMASVSEVSIGDLVSAAQASGLATVTTLDPIEVDLYGPAVRLQQLQSQIDSSRTGVLRDLQATLTLEDGRAYETAGQFVAPGFSVSTTTGTIETRFSFENPDFLLLPGMFVRGQVVFGEQQGFLVTQTAATRDRQGNLTVWVVENGTAVQRAVTDAGVWQHHWIITDGLSEGDQLIVDGTSMLAPGAAVTPVPVTIDDAGLIHDASAPAGGN; this is encoded by the coding sequence ATGAAATCAAGCTTGTCCGGCGGCACCCTCCCGGTTGTCGGCACTGCCGTTTTCGCCCTGCTGGCACTGCCTGCTTTTGCGCAAAATGCTCCGCCGCCCAGCCCGGTCGGCGTGGTTGAAATGCACCAGCAAGCCGTGCCCCGCACCATCACTGTCCCCGGTCGCGCCATCGCAGCCGAGGAAACACTGGTGCGCCCGCGCGTCAACGGCATCATCACCCGTATTCTGTATCAGGCAGGCCGGCCCATCACCGCCGGCACCCCGATGTTCGAGATCGAGCCCGCCGTCTATGAGGCAGCCGTCGTGCAGGCCCAGTCGAATGTCGCCTCGGCCGATGCTGGCGTGCGTCAGGCACAATCGGCATTCGACCGCGCACAGCGCCTGGTGGGTTCCGGCACGACGCAGGCTGATGTTGAAAGCGCACAGGCCACCCTTGATCAGGCTTTGGCAAGCTATGCCGTTGCCGAGTCGACCTTGAATTTGGCGCAGTTGGAACTGGGCTGGACCACCGTGGTTGCGCCGATTGACGGCATGGCCAGCGTCTCCGAAGTCTCGATCGGCGATCTGGTATCCGCCGCCCAAGCCAGCGGCTTGGCCACCGTGACCACGCTTGATCCGATCGAGGTTGACCTCTACGGCCCCGCCGTGCGCCTGCAACAATTGCAATCGCAAATCGACAGCAGCCGCACCGGGGTTCTGCGCGACCTGCAAGCGACGCTGACGCTGGAAGATGGACGCGCCTATGAGACCGCTGGCCAATTCGTCGCGCCCGGTTTCTCGGTTTCGACCACCACCGGCACGATCGAGACGCGGTTCAGCTTTGAAAACCCTGATTTCCTGCTGCTGCCGGGCATGTTCGTGCGCGGTCAGGTCGTCTTTGGCGAACAACAGGGCTTCCTTGTGACCCAGACCGCCGCCACGCGTGACCGTCAGGGCAATCTGACCGTCTGGGTTGTCGAGAACGGCACCGCGGTACAGCGCGCGGTCACCGATGCGGGCGTCTGGCAACACCATTGGATCATCACCGACGGGCTGAGCGAAGGCGATCAGCTGATCGTAGACGGCACTTCGATGCTGGCCCCGGGCGCCGCCGTCACCCCCGTGCCGGTCACCATTGATGACGCCGGCCTCATCCATGACGCCAGCGCCCCTGCAGGTGGCAACTGA
- a CDS encoding response regulator — protein MNHILIVDDDPEIRSLLSRYLSGQGFRVTMAASRRECMQRLSHETPDLVVLDVLLPDGSGLEMCRELSSANPHVPVVLLTALKEDVDRIIGLELGADDYLGKPFNPRELVARIKAVLRRVASQPEEVAAPATYLFAGLSADTALHQVLAADGTALELTGAEFELLCVFLERPGRVLSRLRLLDLTRNREHEPLDRSVDVLMSRLRRKLAEKTSEPLFKTVRNAGYQLVVPVVETARAEYGASH, from the coding sequence GTGAACCATATTCTAATCGTTGATGATGATCCCGAGATCCGCAGCCTTCTCAGCCGGTACCTGAGCGGGCAGGGGTTTCGCGTCACAATGGCCGCAAGCCGCCGTGAATGTATGCAACGTCTGTCGCATGAAACCCCTGATCTGGTGGTGCTGGATGTGCTGTTGCCGGACGGCTCCGGCCTCGAGATGTGCCGCGAGCTGTCCTCTGCGAACCCGCATGTGCCGGTTGTGCTGCTGACCGCGCTGAAAGAGGATGTCGACCGCATCATCGGGCTGGAACTGGGCGCGGATGATTATCTGGGCAAGCCGTTCAACCCGCGCGAGCTGGTCGCCCGGATCAAAGCGGTGTTGCGCCGCGTCGCCTCGCAACCCGAGGAGGTGGCGGCGCCTGCGACCTATCTGTTCGCGGGCCTCTCCGCCGATACTGCGCTGCATCAGGTGCTGGCCGCCGATGGCACCGCGCTCGAGTTGACCGGGGCCGAGTTTGAATTGCTCTGCGTTTTCCTCGAGCGTCCGGGACGTGTGCTGTCGCGCCTGCGGCTGCTGGATCTGACGCGCAACCGCGAGCATGAACCGCTTGACCGTTCCGTCGATGTGCTGATGAGCCGCCTGCGCCGCAAGCTTGCGGAAAAGACGTCAGAGCCGTTGTTCAAAACGGTACGCAATGCGGGCTATCAATTGGTGGTGCCGGTGGTCGAAACCGCCCGCGCCGAATACGGAGCCTCGCATTGA
- a CDS encoding ATP-binding protein, whose amino-acid sequence MISLRLRLSLVLIGSILAVVFLATVAVLHVIEPRYVDAAVVPIVNQLEGLARLAEADPDMARLAGVEIATAPFRLHEDAEAIKFLRPVAEQILPLREIVISRGSDAAYLIASMSLSDGHWMIAQVPDFSAPEDRFVLLGMWIGLITLGTAGMALYVASGISRPLAVVERAMQRIGPDGVIPHVPESGPPEIRHMARTLNQLSQRLRKSMESRMRLVAAAGHDLRTPLTRMRLRAEFIADPEEQAKWLSDLEEMDVIADSAIRLVREEVGPHARETIDLRGPLGDVMAELEEGAVLTAIPSRPVIVQAELIGLKRALRNLISNAVLHGGGASVYLQIDCQSARIVIRDNGPGIPDELLERVFEPFFRVDMARRKSVPGAGLGLAIAKEIIERFDGTISIRNLKPAGLEQTIILPRTAGRLRKAARR is encoded by the coding sequence TTGATCTCGCTGCGCTTGCGTCTGTCACTGGTGCTGATCGGCTCTATTTTGGCGGTGGTGTTTTTGGCCACCGTCGCCGTGCTGCATGTGATCGAGCCGCGCTATGTCGATGCCGCCGTTGTGCCGATTGTGAACCAGTTGGAGGGGCTGGCGCGGCTGGCCGAGGCGGACCCCGATATGGCGCGCCTTGCCGGGGTCGAGATCGCGACCGCGCCTTTTCGCCTGCACGAGGATGCCGAGGCGATCAAATTCCTGCGCCCCGTCGCCGAGCAGATCCTGCCCCTGCGCGAGATTGTCATTTCGCGCGGGTCGGATGCGGCCTATCTGATTGCCTCGATGAGCCTGTCGGATGGGCATTGGATGATCGCGCAAGTCCCCGATTTCAGCGCGCCCGAAGATCGTTTCGTATTGTTGGGGATGTGGATCGGGCTGATCACTTTGGGTACGGCGGGCATGGCGCTTTATGTTGCGTCGGGGATATCGCGGCCTTTGGCGGTGGTTGAACGCGCCATGCAGCGGATCGGCCCCGATGGCGTCATCCCGCATGTGCCCGAGTCTGGCCCCCCCGAAATCCGTCACATGGCGCGCACGCTGAACCAGCTATCGCAGCGGCTGCGCAAGTCGATGGAAAGCCGGATGCGGCTGGTCGCGGCCGCGGGCCATGATCTGCGCACGCCGCTGACGCGGATGCGCCTGCGTGCCGAATTCATCGCCGATCCCGAGGAACAGGCCAAATGGCTGTCCGACCTCGAGGAAATGGATGTGATTGCCGATAGTGCCATTCGTCTGGTGCGCGAAGAGGTCGGCCCCCATGCGCGCGAAACGATCGACCTGCGCGGCCCGCTGGGCGATGTGATGGCGGAACTCGAGGAGGGCGCCGTGCTGACCGCGATCCCCTCGCGCCCCGTGATCGTGCAGGCCGAGCTGATCGGTCTGAAGCGCGCCTTGCGCAACCTGATCAGCAATGCCGTTCTGCACGGCGGCGGCGCCAGCGTCTATTTGCAGATCGACTGCCAATCCGCGCGCATCGTCATTCGTGACAATGGCCCCGGCATTCCCGATGAGCTGCTCGAGCGCGTGTTCGAGCCGTTCTTTCGCGTCGATATGGCCCGCCGCAAATCGGTACCCGGCGCGGGCCTGGGTCTTGCGATTGCCAAAGAAATTATCGAGCGGTTCGACGGCACGATCTCGATCCGCAACCTCAAGCCCGCCGGGCTGGAACAGACGATCATCCTGCCGCGCACGGCAGGGCGCCTGCGCAAGGCGGCCCGGCGCTAG
- a CDS encoding ChaN family lipoprotein encodes MTAIWTNAAGARLTHAGLIHQMAPAPAVLLGERHDRADHHLWQMHVIAGLAAHRPVVVGFEMFPARLDPVLAEWVRGALSEAEFLERAAWGTSWGFPSDLYMPIFRLCRDLRLPMVGLNVPRALVRAVGAHGWDGVPQAEREGLTPAAPSPMAYRAFIFELTGGAREGRAAKSADDPAFDRFLRAQEVWDRAFATHILRAARAHPGAQVIGVIGMGHLQHGGGVSHQLADLGLPGSRVLLPVAEGDTMPAPGAADAICQLPRQLAATLAQG; translated from the coding sequence ATGACAGCGATCTGGACGAATGCCGCAGGCGCGCGCCTGACCCATGCCGGGCTGATCCATCAGATGGCCCCCGCGCCCGCCGTACTGCTGGGCGAGCGTCATGACCGCGCCGATCATCACCTGTGGCAGATGCATGTGATTGCGGGCCTTGCCGCGCATCGCCCCGTCGTGGTCGGGTTCGAGATGTTCCCCGCCCGCCTTGATCCCGTGCTGGCCGAATGGGTGCGTGGTGCACTATCCGAAGCGGAATTTCTGGAACGCGCCGCATGGGGCACCTCTTGGGGGTTTCCGTCCGACCTTTACATGCCGATCTTTCGCCTGTGCCGCGATCTGCGCCTGCCGATGGTGGGCCTGAATGTGCCGCGCGCGCTGGTGCGCGCGGTGGGCGCGCATGGCTGGGACGGCGTGCCGCAGGCGGAGCGCGAAGGGCTGACGCCCGCCGCGCCCTCGCCCATGGCCTATCGCGCCTTCATCTTTGAGCTGACCGGCGGCGCGCGCGAGGGGCGCGCGGCGAAATCCGCCGACGACCCCGCATTCGACCGCTTTTTGCGCGCGCAAGAGGTCTGGGATCGCGCCTTTGCCACCCATATCCTGCGCGCCGCCCGCGCCCATCCCGGCGCGCAAGTCATTGGCGTGATTGGCATGGGCCATTTGCAGCACGGCGGCGGCGTCTCGCACCAATTGGCGGATCTGGGCTTGCCCGGCAGCCGCGTGCTGCTGCCTGTGGCCGAGGGCGATACCATGCCGGCCCCCGGTGCGGCTGATGCGATCTGCCAGCTACCCCGCCAGCTCGCGGCCACCCTCGCCCAAGGCTAG
- a CDS encoding TonB-dependent receptor domain-containing protein — protein MRLPFTARVVLLASTACAGLSMPAIAQTTTETTAYSNYIGRITVLADRIGRALTDVEGNISVVTNDEIEQRNVQSLEDLVRNIPGITASRQVLSGDPFGGSQIGLRIRGVEGNRIQMQVDGGRIPERITDGSRDYLDFNFTTQADVVRGPASVLWGADALGGVLALRTIGPDDLIAAGETHGGQVTVGYSEVTRSTNVAAAFAQRFSHNVSAMIARSRTVDHEMRLSNADPNGGPWACGRAVAYGNTSCGAFNPLDRTTDRMLVKLDWDITADQRLSFSYDRLDRLAQIENRATLGPSGTSYNIANPRTRDINRTRYAIDHEANIGGFIDTLNSTLSFSPSGYDQVAEAVARAANGDITRTFDYVDYSEDFLELDIQATSRFNLGATSHVLTYGFDGDYTETSYDRRRTVVNVTQGTSVDSVPNGFNFTDGTTTRADIYVQDQITLFGGKLEVTPGLRFATYRMSPSLNSSVLPHADNPTTDRRADELLTSLGATWRFNDTYSVWAHYGEGFKMPTFQQLYTSSASGTYDLVPAPWLVPEEVQSIEVGVRGEYGNSYWSVNAFKAEYENFIESFWFIPNTNDISYRNIAAVKTWGIEAEGAWEVSDALTLTGSLAWMDGEQRATPTSATTGHLVPPLSAVIGASYTFADYGLTLRADATFASKTTPAVETNFTPPSYQLLDLGASWEFAPNVVLNMQVNNVFDEKYYVMSAASAALVPTTAVANGSPIELNTGAGRNLALSISYTF, from the coding sequence ATGCGCTTGCCATTCACGGCGCGTGTCGTGCTGCTAGCCAGCACGGCCTGTGCTGGGCTGTCCATGCCCGCCATCGCCCAGACGACCACCGAAACCACCGCTTACAGCAATTATATCGGCCGCATTACGGTGCTGGCTGACCGCATCGGCCGGGCCCTAACCGATGTCGAGGGGAACATCTCGGTCGTCACAAATGACGAGATCGAGCAGCGCAACGTTCAGTCGTTGGAAGATCTGGTCCGCAATATACCCGGGATCACGGCCTCGCGCCAGGTTCTGAGCGGCGATCCCTTTGGCGGTAGCCAGATTGGCCTGCGCATTCGCGGGGTCGAGGGCAACCGCATCCAGATGCAGGTCGATGGCGGCCGCATCCCCGAGCGGATCACCGATGGCTCGCGCGATTATCTGGATTTCAACTTTACCACGCAGGCGGATGTCGTGCGGGGGCCGGCATCGGTGCTGTGGGGCGCGGATGCGCTTGGCGGTGTGCTGGCACTGCGCACCATCGGGCCGGATGATCTGATCGCCGCAGGCGAGACGCACGGCGGGCAGGTCACGGTGGGATACAGCGAAGTCACCCGCTCGACCAATGTGGCGGCGGCTTTTGCGCAGCGGTTCAGCCATAATGTCTCGGCGATGATCGCACGCTCGCGCACGGTCGATCACGAGATGCGCCTATCGAATGCCGACCCCAATGGCGGCCCATGGGCCTGCGGGCGCGCGGTCGCCTATGGCAACACGAGCTGCGGCGCATTCAATCCGCTGGATCGCACGACTGATCGCATGTTGGTAAAGCTGGACTGGGATATCACCGCCGACCAGCGCCTCAGCTTTAGCTATGACCGCCTTGATCGTCTGGCACAGATCGAGAACCGCGCGACTTTGGGCCCAAGCGGCACCAGCTATAACATCGCGAACCCGCGCACGCGTGACATCAACCGCACCCGCTATGCGATTGATCACGAGGCAAATATCGGCGGCTTCATTGACACGCTCAATAGCACCTTGTCCTTCAGCCCCTCGGGCTATGACCAGGTGGCCGAGGCTGTCGCCCGCGCCGCCAATGGCGATATCACCCGCACCTTTGACTATGTCGATTATTCCGAAGATTTCCTTGAACTGGATATTCAGGCGACGTCGCGTTTTAATCTGGGCGCGACCAGCCATGTGCTGACCTATGGCTTTGACGGCGATTACACCGAGACCAGCTATGACCGCCGCCGCACGGTGGTGAATGTGACCCAAGGCACCAGCGTCGACAGCGTCCCGAACGGCTTTAACTTTACCGATGGCACCACGACCCGCGCGGACATCTATGTGCAGGACCAGATCACGCTGTTTGGCGGCAAGCTGGAAGTCACGCCCGGCCTGCGCTTTGCGACCTATCGCATGTCGCCCTCGCTGAATTCCTCGGTGCTGCCCCATGCCGATAACCCGACGACAGATCGCCGCGCCGATGAACTGCTCACCTCGCTGGGCGCGACATGGCGGTTTAACGATACCTATTCGGTCTGGGCGCATTACGGCGAAGGCTTTAAAATGCCGACGTTCCAACAGCTTTATACCTCATCGGCCTCGGGCACTTATGACCTTGTGCCGGCGCCTTGGCTGGTGCCCGAAGAGGTGCAAAGCATCGAGGTTGGTGTCCGCGGCGAATATGGCAACAGCTATTGGTCGGTGAACGCGTTCAAGGCGGAATACGAGAATTTCATTGAAAGCTTCTGGTTCATCCCAAACACCAATGACATTTCCTATCGCAATATCGCCGCGGTCAAAACCTGGGGCATCGAGGCTGAAGGCGCATGGGAAGTCAGCGATGCGCTGACCTTGACCGGATCGCTGGCGTGGATGGATGGCGAGCAGCGGGCGACGCCGACCTCGGCCACCACCGGCCATCTGGTGCCGCCGCTGTCGGCTGTGATTGGCGCAAGTTATACATTCGCAGATTATGGCCTGACGCTGCGCGCCGATGCGACCTTTGCCAGCAAGACGACCCCTGCGGTCGAGACGAATTTCACCCCGCCGTCGTATCAATTGCTCGACCTTGGCGCGTCGTGGGAATTTGCGCCCAATGTCGTTCTGAACATGCAGGTGAACAACGTCTTTGACGAGAAATACTATGTCATGAGCGCGGCAAGCGCCGCTTTGGTGCCCACCACGGCGGTCGCCAACGGCTCGCCGATCGAGCTGAACACCGGCGCGGGCCGCAACCTCGCCCTCAGCATCAGCTATACATTCTGA